A window of the Sneathiella sp. P13V-1 genome harbors these coding sequences:
- a CDS encoding ABC transporter ATP-binding protein, with the protein MDLRLDHITHRYDTTDVLSDIELDIQSGQIVCIIGPSGCGKSTLLRFIGGLEQPTEGKVFQIGDAPEDSLNPLTYIFQDFALLPWRTVSGNISLVLEDHGIKGSAADDIISDVLKRTKLSDFANALPKQLSGGMKQRVAIARALAVRPACLLMDEPLSALDSQTRELLMDDLVDLWLKEKYTAVYVTHNLNEAVRLGHKVVVLSRRPGRIREIVDIDIPLDQRQDNEALLSDKQSYLWELMREEAIAADQELTNA; encoded by the coding sequence ATGGATCTTCGGCTTGACCATATTACCCATCGTTACGATACGACGGATGTACTTAGCGATATCGAACTTGATATTCAGTCTGGGCAAATTGTTTGCATCATTGGGCCTTCAGGCTGCGGAAAATCGACGCTTCTCCGGTTCATTGGCGGCCTTGAACAGCCAACTGAAGGAAAGGTCTTTCAAATCGGTGACGCGCCCGAGGATAGTTTAAACCCCCTCACCTACATATTTCAGGACTTCGCGCTTCTACCGTGGCGAACCGTTTCCGGGAATATCAGCTTGGTGTTGGAAGATCATGGGATCAAGGGGAGCGCCGCAGATGACATTATTTCTGATGTCCTGAAACGCACAAAGCTCTCAGATTTCGCGAACGCCCTTCCCAAACAACTCTCCGGCGGAATGAAACAACGTGTTGCCATTGCCCGCGCTCTTGCTGTTCGCCCTGCATGTTTGCTGATGGATGAGCCCCTTTCCGCCCTCGACAGCCAAACACGTGAACTCTTGATGGATGATCTTGTCGATCTATGGCTTAAAGAAAAATACACGGCCGTTTATGTCACTCACAATCTGAATGAAGCCGTTCGCTTGGGCCATAAAGTTGTTGTTCTGTCACGCCGCCCAGGTCGCATCCGGGAAATTGTGGATATCGACATCCCACTTGATCAGCGCCAAGACAATGAAGCCTTGTTGAGCGACAAACAATCCTATCTTTGGGAACTCATGCGCGAAGAAGCCATCGCCGCAGATCAGGAGCTGACGAATGCCTGA
- a CDS encoding SRPBCC family protein: MNDLPVFSFTRDFDAPVSLVWKVWTEAEYLAKWYGPNLETVIHKFDLQPDGEWLNEMKFPNGSNFQKVIFKEIVPEQKLVWHHCSADENWNVTANPMMPNWPRILLTTVTFAEKEGKTSVTLSQVPVDATPGEIECFAQMKEGMKGGWGAGYSLIDELLEEMKIGQ; encoded by the coding sequence ATGAATGACTTGCCTGTTTTCAGTTTTACGCGGGATTTTGATGCTCCGGTTTCGCTGGTATGGAAAGTGTGGACCGAAGCTGAGTATTTGGCAAAATGGTATGGCCCAAATCTGGAAACTGTTATCCACAAATTCGATCTTCAGCCGGATGGGGAATGGCTGAACGAAATGAAGTTTCCAAATGGGTCAAACTTTCAAAAAGTGATCTTCAAAGAAATAGTGCCTGAACAAAAACTTGTTTGGCATCATTGTTCTGCGGATGAAAACTGGAACGTGACTGCAAACCCCATGATGCCAAATTGGCCGCGTATTCTTCTGACAACAGTTACTTTTGCCGAAAAAGAAGGCAAAACATCTGTAACCTTGTCTCAGGTGCCGGTGGATGCGACACCTGGTGAAATAGAATGCTTTGCCCAAATGAAAGAAGGCATGAAAGGCGGTTGGGGGGCAGGTTATTCCCTTATAGATGAGTTGTTGGAAGAGATGAAAATTGGACAATAA
- a CDS encoding ArsR/SmtB family transcription factor — protein sequence MLTEFSINNNHMVMEQNGYVEASVNLDAVFHALADGTRRAILTRLMNGEASVSEIAEPFDISQPAISKHLKVLEKAGLVERNIDEQRRPAKLKAENLKTAVGWLVDFRPLWGTSFDQLDELLIQMNSKQNEGE from the coding sequence TTGTTGACTGAATTTTCAATTAATAATAACCATATGGTTATGGAACAAAATGGTTATGTAGAGGCATCTGTAAATCTAGATGCTGTATTTCATGCTCTGGCGGATGGAACGAGGCGGGCAATTTTAACTCGTCTTATGAACGGGGAAGCGTCCGTAAGCGAAATTGCGGAGCCTTTTGATATTAGTCAGCCTGCTATTTCAAAACATTTAAAAGTCTTGGAAAAAGCAGGTTTGGTTGAGCGGAATATCGACGAGCAGCGGCGTCCCGCTAAACTGAAGGCTGAGAACTTGAAAACTGCGGTTGGCTGGCTTGTAGATTTCAGACCGTTATGGGGGACCAGTTTCGACCAACTTGATGAACTGCTTATTCAAATGAACTCGAAACAAAATGAGGGGGAATAA
- a CDS encoding ABC transporter permease has product MPDTKHSKPVPYRGGGFNPRQSRWVAPVVFACLLTFWETGSRLEWISPLILPAPSSAFIAFMDLAESGDLGKHISASLQRLIIGWFFGTLLGVTFGVAAGLFTLARGGIVPFVAAIFPIPKIALLPLFIIWFGIGEESKIATILFGTFFPTVIAVYGGVDNVDRGLIRMGQSFNLSWWSIVRKIILPGALPAMLSGFRISASIAIILLVAAEMIGAEYGIGAYILLAGNLMAMDQLVAGVTMLSIMGLTVSWLIGRAEKYLLKWRV; this is encoded by the coding sequence ATGCCTGACACAAAACACTCCAAACCAGTTCCCTATCGGGGTGGTGGCTTTAATCCGCGCCAATCCAGATGGGTTGCGCCAGTTGTTTTTGCGTGTCTACTCACCTTTTGGGAAACAGGGTCCAGACTTGAATGGATCAGCCCCTTGATTCTGCCCGCACCTTCTTCTGCCTTTATAGCCTTTATGGATCTGGCAGAAAGTGGTGATTTGGGAAAACATATTAGCGCGTCATTGCAACGATTGATCATAGGCTGGTTTTTCGGAACCCTCCTTGGTGTCACATTTGGTGTCGCTGCAGGGCTTTTTACCCTTGCTCGCGGGGGGATCGTCCCCTTTGTAGCCGCGATCTTCCCGATCCCAAAAATTGCCCTTCTGCCGTTATTTATTATCTGGTTTGGGATCGGTGAAGAATCGAAGATCGCAACCATTCTGTTTGGTACGTTCTTTCCAACTGTGATTGCTGTTTACGGGGGCGTAGATAACGTTGACCGCGGCCTCATTCGGATGGGTCAGTCTTTTAATCTTAGCTGGTGGTCGATCGTCAGGAAGATCATCTTACCAGGTGCCCTGCCCGCCATGTTATCGGGTTTCAGGATTTCCGCCTCTATCGCCATTATTCTTCTGGTAGCCGCAGAAATGATTGGTGCTGAGTATGGTATTGGCGCCTATATTCTGCTTGCAGGTAACCTGATGGCTATGGATCAGTTAGTGGCTGGCGTGACCATGCTTTCCATTATGGGACTAACCGTCAGCTGGCTTATTGGGCGCGCAGAGAAGTATCTACTGAAATGGCGTGTATAA